The Haliotis asinina isolate JCU_RB_2024 chromosome 2, JCU_Hal_asi_v2, whole genome shotgun sequence genomic interval ATGACGATGCCGTTTTCCGGGTGAATCTACAATGTGTGGGACCTGACCGTCGATGACAAATAGTGATTGTTTACGAAAATACAACACCAAAGCTTTCTGATTAACGAAAACGTTTATTCATCCGTGTCCAGCTGCTATAAAAACGTCTTTGAATTCATGAGACCTGTGAACAGATAACGAAATCATTTAAAATAACATTAAGTATTTGAGTAAACATGATACAACGGTCTCAAAGCTCGTTCTGAACATAATCTGTTTGTACTActgtgtgttttctttaaacaatATCTGACCAATATCACGGGGTAGtataatgaatgagtgagcaGTTGGGTGggtttcgagtgagtgagtgagtgagtgtgaaagACCACGGCGAGGGACACAAGGAAAAGGTTTTACGTATGATGCCCAACaaatggggattcgaacccagggcGAGCGGTATCTTTAAGCACTTGGCCACACCTTCCATGTGAACATTGCATGAAAGAAACTATCCATATAATTCAAATAACTGCTTATTTAGTACTTTCTATATGATTAAAAAACAGcgttttcaaaaatattataTGCATGTTGCAACAGGAATTCTCCAAACGTCTTCATATCTTGCCGCCAAGTTTGGAATGGAACCCTTGTTCTATAATGTTTTATaacgaatgagtttagttttacgccacttttagcaatattctagcaattaTCACGGCgttggacacaagaaatgggcttcacacattgtacccatgtaggcaaTCGAAACCGGATCATCGGCGTAggcaagcgaacgctttaaccacgagactAATCCACTGCCCCATATATAGCATCGTAAGCACACCGCGCACCTCCACGTCTGCCCTCTAGTAAGTTCCCGTCACGACAGGCTGCTGCGGGACTGGGGATCTGAAGGGAAAGTCGAAAATGTCGGCAAAGTCATGAAGGTCGCCGAAGAAGCCTCTTCTTAAGCCTCTCCTGAGGCCTCTCCTAATGACTCTTGGCAAAACTCTCAAACCGCTTGGAGAACCCCCAGTGAAGCCAGTGAAACCCTCGACTGCGCCTCCGGTGAAACCGCTGAAGCCGGTGGGTGCACCTCCGGTGAGTCCACTTACACCGGCGGATACACCGCCTGGTGAGCCTCCGGTGAAGCCACTGAAGCCGTTGACTGAGCCTCCGGTGAAGCCACTGAAGCCGCTAGGTGCACCTACGGAGATCCCGCTTACGCCGGCGGGTGCACCCCCAGTGAAACCACTGAAACCTCCTGTAAATCCTGTTACTGTGGGTCTCCTAGCGATGATGACAGACCCGTGTGAAGGCCCACACAGAATCAAAGCCACCAGAATAACCACAGCAAACCTCATTTTATGGATATCTAAAATAGAAGGACGCTAATTACTTTCCAGTCAAAATAATACCGATTAACTGTATTTTCACACCTCTAGTGTCTCTAATTACAGAGGGGAGGATGGGTTGCAGGGGTGCGCACTCCACACCCACTGTTGTCCTGAGAGTTTATTAAATGATTATTGATTAATACTTCTTAAAACGGATGAAAGCAAAATGTGCCCCCTTCCCCCTTCCCAACAGTGTGCACCCCAATCTTTCTCAAGAATACAGCGCTGTTCTTGTCATTTGTCCTTGTGCATccaattgtatatattttaccatcacAGCTGCCGAGCCTAACACTATTCAAGCAACCACAGTCAGTAAATATTCGAGACatccagacaatcgagtgattaTGAGCAGCAATCGAGACCAACTCTGCGAGTCTGATCGCCTTTCCAATCCGACGCATCATACAGTGGGCACCGGTTACGAGGAACTGTTTCTACCAGATATTCCCATCAGTGCCATTGCTGGATTCCTTGTATTAAAGGACACCACAATAGACCTTTACCTATTCATTCTACGTGTTTCTCATATgcaacatttatttttcatcCCGAATTTACTAGATCActttatatttgtaaatgtttctaATCCGGAATCCTTCAACTTTACAATTACTTTACAACGTTGAAGCCATGTAGCTCTAATTTAACTGTGAAAGGGCAACGACTGTCCCTTTTGCCATTGTTCCTATCACATTTAATAAGAGTAGCATAAATGGTGAGTACACCATTACCATTATATTACTATTGAACCAATCTACAAAATATCTTTTATACTGAGTAAATAGAACATGCTGGGCATACAAGTATGATGGGGAATGACATAAAAGAATATGGGAGTCGAGCCGATTATGTGGAGTAGCGAGTGACCACCACAAGGTCACCACAAGGTCACTCGACCGCAAGGGGGTATTTGAAGTCAAGATATGTTAGGGCAGGTCATCATCCCTCTAACATCTACCCATAGAACGGTCCATAAATGATCGGGCTAGAAATGGTCTTTTACAATGTTACGGAGTCGGGTGATCATGATTGGTGACGTGGTCATCGTTTCctaattacgtagatcgatgctcataatgccAGTCCCTGGATTGCCTGATACAGACGCGATCTTTTACACACTACCGTCACACATGGAACATTAATGACTAGAGCTCTAACGTACGAATAAaagaacgaacgaacgaacgaacgataTCTATCCAAGAAACAAGAAGGTCACTAAATGTTCTTACCTGTGTATATTTTGGATGGACGATGAAAAAGGAATATACTTTGCCCCAGTCCTCCAGGCTCTTTATAAGGGAGACAGACACATTTCATTTCCCACGGACATATCGATCATAATAATGACATGTCTTTGTTTTTCCTTTCTCGGAGATTGATTTCTTTGAAGACTATTCTGACAATTATTCAGAAATCCTACTTTAGAAGGGTGGGGATTTCGCCATCACGCGACTTTGGTATTATGATATCAGAACAAAAACAGTATTTCTCATAAAACTATATGTTATGTAAAAAGGAGCCGGAGGGTCGCGTCCTAAAACCATTCTGTCATTTTTTATGTATATGCAgctttatatatttcatttataagcCTATCTTGCGACTGTGTTAAACTACGAGAGAGGCAGTCAGAATGCTAAACCAGTTTGTGAGagagtgaatatggttgtaCGTCATTTTAGACAATATTATACAACTGGcatggcggtggacaccagaattaggcttcacacactgttcaAACCCGTCTTCAGATTGACAACCCGACGCGTTGACCATAAGGCTAACCTGAATGCCTAAGACTTGATCTCTATGACACCTGAGCACAAACGCTGACTGCTATCATGACGTAAAACTCAAACAGTAATTCGGTTTATGTACACGAGAGTTTGTGAAACTTGTCAACGTTTCAATTATTCGACATTTTTGGACAATCCATATGGTCCATTTTATTATTCCTGTGTCTTTATATCTGAGAAATATACACAACAGTGTAAGACACAAAGTGATATGTTAAAAATCATGTTTATAATCAGAAACAAGTATATTTTCCTccaaacatttgaaatacaaCCGTATCGTTTATTTATTTGTACATATTCCATCAAGAAAATGTGGCAACATAGAAGGGGTGTTTTCACTTTATTGCATTTCCAAAAAGTCCGGAAAAGTGACACAATTTCTTATCTTActttcatgtaaaatactttaacgTCATTGGCCAATGGCGCGTTACCATGTCTCCGTGTCACACCTCCCAGGAGGGTGTCAACTGGAAGAAAAGAATTACCCGCTGACACGGTACCGTCCAAACTCTCTGTCGAAAAGCTGTATCGCTAACAATCGCATGACCTACCGACTTGACTGACTTGTTTAAACTATTTTATCCCCCGAGTCGTTTGTACAGTCAACTTAACATAAGTTGTATTTTTCTCCCTCAGTCTCATGTTCGTTTTTTTCTGGCATGTTGTAGAAACACGTTGGAGACCATAGTATAAAAACAGTTATTTTGGATATAAACGTTCCATCAAGGAGATATGGAAACATAGAAGGACTATTTTCGTTTTATCGCCCTTAGCAAAAGCAAGGATACTCTACaactatataggctccctgccaAAAGCTACAAAGGAAACAAAGCCCCTTCGGGTAGTTTTAATACTACAATATAAAAAGTATATTTTTACAAAGAAATACTATCGCTTTAAGATATGCatgaatgtttaaatatatgtTCTTACCTCCTCTCATAACGTACTAAGTGGCTCTGTATCGTGTTCTTATTGTACATTCTTATGCATGTCTGCCTGTGTATATATTAAATATTTGGTTGCATGCAaacacacgcacgtacgcacgcacgcacgcacatacattaTTTTTAAGATGTGAGTCGCTGAGCCgtatgtaaaatatatgtctgtctgtcatatAAAGTATGACGACGACGTTTAATAAGTTACAGCTGAGAGGCAAGCTCGAAGCAAAATTCTTATAAAGTATGATCTCATAAAGTGTTTTTATTCAAAGACAAATGCCTTTCGGCGCACTCACTTGAACTGGCGATTTGTGTTTATGGCATTTACACCTTTTTTATTTCCattctgtttatttatttcttatCTGTACCAGacgtctgtctgtgtgtctgtttgtacaTTGATCCCTGACTGTGGACTCTCTGACTGTAGAAAGCAGGCGTCGTGTATAACAATAAACGTACTAGTCTGACAGCTCTAATCCCCTTAACGAGATGTTGTCATCGAATGTTAGTCTTGAACCTTGCTTTTCCTCATTTTGTTTAatcgtttttgtttgttttaggtCATTTTCTAGTGCGTCGGTTTTTTCTACTATGATTGTTTTCAAACTTCAGATCATGGGTTTGTTCTTATAGTTCATCTGTACACTTACAGTTTGTCTTCGTTGAGTGTAATGTAGAAATACAAGTTGCGCTATACTGTCGACTATGCTCTATTTTGAAGTTATTGACCACTGATACATATTATGCCTCTGGAATGTGTGACAATTCGAAACGTTGCGGTTTTGACATGTGTGACATCTCTATCTtataacacatatatatgcTAACAGTGGATGCACTGTTACCAATGACAAAGCTGTTTATTAGGTAGCCGTACATGACGATGGGCCACAGGTGTTACTAAATGCTTCGATTGTTGGTACAAATTACAAAAACGAAGCAACAGGTAATCTTTTGAACAGGGCAGAAAAAAAACCGTTGAAGAATACCAAGCACCACTTTGTTGCGGTGGAAATGTGAGATATCGGTTATTAACGTAGATCAGAATTTAGCTGTCAGCCAACAATATAAATCAGACAGGCTGAAAAGTCGAATCTTACCACCACAGAAAGCCTTGAGTCCGAGTATTATGAGATAATCTTGTATTTACCAAGACAGCCCGCGGACCTCTTGGACACAGTGGAGGCAAATGGGGCCTATAATCCTACTATTAAAAGATGCATCGGGAGCAGTAGGGAGGCTGTATAGCCATCCTCTTCTCGACACCTCGGTCCACAGGAGAAGGCGCTCAAGTGATTCCTTCACGTGATCGCCAAGCAATGGGTACGACAATGGAGGATTGACAAAGAGTGAGGGTCTATGTTCCATATATACGAGGTACCTTTAGACTTGGTTAGACAGGTACAATGCAGACACAATCTGTAGAAAAATGATAACACGAGAAGGCTTGGAAATTAAGTTGACGCCAGCTTATTGAGGTTAAGAGGgcattttaataatttttacaaatatttatctatgttGCTACAGCGAATAGTGAGTGGTGTATGACAGTGGACAAAAGGTTTGTTGTCACCAATTTCGTGGTCTATTGGATCCAGCATCAGTGAGCGGAGCGGAAGTTGGTTCGATCTGCTGTTAGCGTTACACCAAAATTTCAAGTTATTTGGGCTCCTGCAGTGCCCACAATAATTTTCTTCGAGAGACATCTTGTGAAGATGGAGGAAGATCAAGACATATTGGTAAtaaacttctttcttgcaacgcatgtgatgtttcagtgtagatacTAAGAGCGTTATCAAGCAAGGGACATTCAAAGTTTTCTCTTCTCCGAGATCCAGAGGTTCAAGTTATTTGGACTGTACAGTGCCCACAAACTTGGTCACCAAAATCGTTTCAAGGTCAGGGAATCAATGGCATAAggggaaaaacactttcagGGACTACGTGGTAACATCCTCTTTACACCCGAGACAAAAGTTCGATTCCCTTCATTGTTACCATTTCTCGTGTACCCACGACATGGTGCTGCAGTATGGCTGAAAGCAGCGAAGAATCATCCGTAGTTTCAAGTTTTACCCGTTTGAAGACATGATGATAGATCTTGGTGACTTTATTCTATGCTATTCTAATATAGAGTagtaacacacatacaaacaacagatttagtttttaattactGTTACCCTGCCTTGCATTA includes:
- the LOC137272852 gene encoding uncharacterized protein, producing the protein MRFAVVILVALILCGPSHGSVIIARRPTVTGFTGGFSGFTGGAPAGVSGISVGAPSGFSGFTGGSVNGFSGFTGGSPGGVSAGVSGLTGGAPTGFSGFTGGAVEGFTGFTGGSPSGLRVLPRVIRRGLRRGLRRGFFGDLHDFADIFDFPFRSPVPQQPVVTGTY